From the Daucus carota subsp. sativus chromosome 8, DH1 v3.0, whole genome shotgun sequence genome, one window contains:
- the LOC108198475 gene encoding translocase of chloroplast 159, chloroplastic, which yields MESLTKAQGVPVSAAQASPRPSLLSSSSGSSSFPIRAPLTVDSDSDVGSYGSDNGFESDGVLGDEVRFDSVVEKTVVEKTVVVASLDDGNGGDEEADVSRPFGANPNEEISEEGVGNGDVEKLVVLEPFGANPDGKFSEESVGDRNAEKIVVSEPFETRPDGEFSEESVGSSNVEKKTVVQSFVVSPIEKGTEEKESSSGSTSSGGNKGIFGLSLSIPDRIITMKRVVSRRFLGVNGESLASPLVEDEGGKNIGGEVKTVDDKILSVASPNILPIATTPLVKEEDGKVVGGDEESVVFRPSPTQSNEKLSEEKESSSGSSNVEKKVVSGTYLSIPDKIVALNRVVSRRSLAVSSESLASPLVEEEDVKDDSGESKFRDDVISSLPSPITPVAKLSGDSDEDSVGSVFEEDGFSGVARISVLETLEKLSVAKDQVLGVGDGDVEEDKLQFKSVSESEVLEGFVLSEDLNRVLAGNEDMSIVKSDSLKNDHIGDLVSDEGPHTGGDAKATSVVESEVSLMSGSSVMDGIAKYSVEEIQALENMEHVAELYDTDSMDTSHNASVLFTSTTEGGTAVDSFKSKGGGQTEDTGIDESSSSIYFPRDTSFLETDEVADSLVEFEFVDITELGPEVVKTVEDNNVSETQGEEVHKPSGHCEIDDSVYKKNEYLNCEKNGGHVNESKNFSVESKSDKVENMMEQSTNFSDGHPKMTDEHFVGYSGEDADLAEESGRKLVFDSASFSGLLDAARDSETVTSTTITFPDDSGLPSLENSADLNSSIRSTKFTSQTELDPKKFLAEEEMNKLDVQQIKVKYLRLVQRLGLSAENSVSAQVLYWLDLAIGSSSSPRAGQETAMTEAVEIEANDKKDIEFSLNVLIIGKSGVGKSATINSIFGEEKTVTGPFESAATAVKVIVGKVDGIKVRVLDTPGLGTSLKDQSLNKKILKSIGRFTKKIPPDVVIYVDRLDMQSQDFNDLLLLRSITSSLGPSVWHKTIITLTHAASTPLDGPSGVPLSYEKFVALRSHDIQQLISHAIGEQNMLNAGAVNPVCLVENQGFCKMSRDGQGLLPNGEAWKPQLLLLCYSVKILSELTTSRAYKALDGSKLFGFLVPSPPLPRILSHEYKKFSADPCEEAAIFEKELVLVGRSTKLAMCAGLDMKSKVSLSISSSEQLHIPFVVILSIVSKIFSKLLSTVGKDY from the coding sequence ATGGAGTCATTAACAAAGGCTCAGGGTGTTCCTGTTTCTGCAGCACAGGCGTCTCCAAGGCCTTCTTTGCTTTCAAGCTCATCAGGTTCTTCTTCTTTTCCTATAAGGGCTCCTCTTACTGTTGATTCTGATAGTGATGTTGGTAGTTATGGTAGTGATAATGGGTTTGAGTCTGATGGGGTTTTAGGTGATGAGGTTAGGTTTGATAGTGTTGTTGAAAAGACTGTTGTTGAAAAGACTGTTGTTGTGGCAAGTTTAGATGATGGGAATGGTGGAGATGAGGAGGCTGATGTTTCGAGGCCTTTTGGGGCAAACCCGAATGAAGAAATTAGTGAAGAGGGTGTTGGTAATGGTGATGTGGAGAAATTGGTTGTTTTGGAACCTTTTGGGGCAAACCCTGATGGAAAATTTAGTGAAGAGAGTGTTGGTGATAGAAATGCGGAGAAAATTGTTGTTTCGGAACCTTTTGAGACACGCCCAGATGGAGAATTTAGTGAAGAGAGTGTTGGTAGTAGTAATGTGGAGAAAAAAACTGTTGTTCAGTCTTTTGTGGTATCCCCAATTGAAAAAGGTACTGAAGAGAAAGAGAGTAGTAGTGGGAGCACTAGCAGTGGGGGGAATAAAGGTATTTTTGGCCTTTCTCTGTCGATTCCAGATAGAATAATTACTATGAAGAGGGTTGTTTCTAGGCGCTTTTTAGGGGTGAATGGTGAAAGTTTGGCGAGTCCACTAGTAGAAGATGAGGGCGGTAAGAATATTGGTGGTGAAGTTAAAACTGTAGATGATAAGATATTGTCAGTGGCAAGCCCGAATATCCTGCCTATTGCAACAACTCCGCTGGTAAAAGAAGAGGATGGTAAGGTTGTTGGAGGAGACGAGGAGTCTGTTGTTTTTAGACCTTCTCCAACACAATCAAATGAAAAATTAAGTGAAGAGAAAGAGAGTAGTAGTGGCAGTAGTAATGTGgagaaaaaagttgtttccgggactTATTTGTCGATTCCGGATAAAATTGTTGCACTGAACAGGGTTGTTTCTAGGCGTTCTTTAGCCGTAAGTAGTGAAAGTTTGGCTAGTCCACTTGTGGAAGAAGAGGATGTAAAGGATGACAGTGGTGAAAGTAAATTTAGAGATGATGTAATTTCATCACTGCCAAGCCCTATAACGCCCGTTGCTAAGTTATCTGGAGACAGTGATGAAGATTCAGTTGGGAGTGTGTTTGAAGAAGATGGGTTTTCTGGTGTGGCTAGGATTTCAGTTCTTGAGACTTTAGAGAAGCTTAGCGTCGCAAAGGATCAAGTCTTGGGAGTTGGAGATGGAGATGTCGAGGAAGACAAGTTACAGTTCAAGTCTGTTTCAGAATCTGAGGTTTTGGAGGGCTTTGTATTGTCTGAAGATCTGAATCGGGTATTGGCTGGCAATGAGGATATGAGTATAGTTAAAAGTGACTCTCTTAAGAATGACCACATAGGTGATTTGGTTAGTGATGAGGGCCCTCATACTGGAGGTGATGCAAAAGCCACATCAGTAGTGGAGAGTGAAGTATCATTAATGTCAGGCAGTTCAGTAATGGATGGGATTGCAAAGTATTCAGTTGAAGAAATTCAAGCACTTGAGAATATGGAACATGTGGCTGAATTATATGACACAGATAGTATGGATACGAGTCATAATGCTTCTGTACTGTTCACTTCTACAACTGAGGGAGGAACTGCAGTTGATAGTTTCAAGAGCAAGGGAGGTGGTCAAACTGAAGATACTGGAATTGATGAGTCGAGTTCTTCAATATATTTCCCTAGAGATACCTCTTTTCTAGAAACAGACGAAGTTGCTGACTCCTTGgttgaatttgaatttgttgATATTACAGAACTGGGGCCAGAGGTTGTAAAAACTGTAGAGGATAACAATGTTTCTGAAACACAAGGGGAGGAAGTCCATAAGCCAAGTGGACACTGTGAAATAGATGATAGTGTTTATAAAAAGAACGAGTACCTTAACTGTGAAAAGAATGGTGGCCATGTCAATGAGAGCAAAAATTTTAGCGTGGAAAGTAAGAGTGATAAAGTGGAAAATATGATGGAGCAAAGCACTAATTTTTCAGATGGTCATCCAAAAATGACTGATGAACATTTTGTTGGATATTCGGGCGAGGATGCTGATCTAGCTGAGGAAAGTGGAAGGAAATTAGTTTTCGATTCTGCATCATTTTCAGGTCTTCTGGATGCTGCAAGAGATTCTGAAACTGTTACCAGCACCACAATCACATTTCCTGATGATTCAGGACTTCCATCTCTTGAGAACTCTGCTGATCTGAACTCCAGCATCAGGTCTACAAAATTTACTTCTCAAACAGAATTGGACCCTAAAAAATTCTTGGCCGAAGAAGAAATGAATAAGCTTGATGTGCAACAGATAAAAGTGAAGTATTTAAGACTTGTGCAGAGGCTAGGCTTGTCTGCTGAGAATTCCGTATCTGCTCAGGTTTTATACTGGCTGGACCTTGCTATAGGAAGTTCATCCAGTCCACGAGCCGGTCAAGAAACTGCTATGACGGAAGCCGTGGAGATTGAAGCCAATGATAAAAAAGACATCGAATTCTCTTTGAACGTATTGATTATAGGAAAATCTGGAGTTGGGAAAAGTGCAACCATCAACTCAATATTCGGCGAAGAAAAAACCGTAACTGGCCCGTTTGAATCTGCTGCAACCGCTGTGAAAGTGATAGTGGGGAAAGTTGATGGGATTAAAGTAAGGGTCTTAGACACACCTGGTCTTGGTACTTCTCTGAAAGATCAATCtctaaacaaaaaaattttgaaGTCCATTGGGAGATTCACGAAGAAAATTCCTCCAGATGTTGTCATTTATGTTGATAGGTTGGACATGCAAAGCCAAGACTTTAATGATTTGCTATTGTTAAGGTCGATTACCAGTTCTCTTGGTCCTTCAGTATGGCACAAAACTATTATCACTCTCACCCATGCGGCTTCTACTCCCCTAGATGGGCCTTCCGGAGTGCCTTTAAGCTATGAGAAGTTTGTTGCTCTACGGTCACATGATATTCAGCAATTGATCAGTCATGCCATTGGTGAGCAGAATATGCTTAATGCAGGTGCGGTGAATCCAGTATGTCTTGTTGAAAACCAGGGTTTCTGTAAAATGAGTAGAGATGGACAAGGTTTGCTCCCCAATGGCGAAGCATGGAAACCCCAATTACTGCTTTTATGCTACTCCGTGAAGATTTTATCTGAACTGACCACTTCTAGAGCTTACAAAGCATTGGATGGTAGCAAACTGTTTGGCTTCCTTGTTCCTTCACCACCTCTTCCCCGCATCTTGTCtcatgaatataaaaaattctcTGCCGACCCATGTGAAGAAGCAGctatatttgaaaaagaattagttttGGTAGGACGGAGCACAAAATTGGCAATGTGTGCTGGATTAGACATGAAAAGCAAGGTCTCACTCAGCATTTCCAGTTCAGAGCAGCTTCATATTCCTTTTGTGGTAATACTTTCAATTGTGAGCAAAATCTTCAGCAAATTGCTTTCTACTGTTGGTAAAGACTACTAA
- the LOC108199953 gene encoding probable histone-arginine methyltransferase 1.4: MEAPQAPKQMYNEFTLASITHLSSSSSPPTLSPVARFCSDSGFSELRFEQGHEPVNFNLQKTQLFKLGPTESLCILEGSETVKETIYSRGITIQFRNKEESTSFHYAFDQCKKEVNAQGSNLPNGTALESKSKFDDKIEASSAKMYFHYYGQLLHQQNMMQDYVRTGSYYAAVIENRADFAGRVVVDVGAGSGILSLFAAQAGAKHVYAVEASEMAEYARKLIAGNPLLSQKITVIKGKVEDVELPEKADILISEPMGTLLINERMLESYVIARDRFLVPNGKMFPTLGRIHMAPFSDEYLYIEIANKALFWQQQNYYGVDLTALHGTAFQGYFSQPVVDAFDPRLLVAPAISHVINFTTVKEEDLYEINVPLKYTSPVGTRIHGLACWFDVLFDGSTVQRWLTTAPGAPTTHWYQLRCVLSQPLYVMPGQEIVGHLHMIAHSAQSYTINLTMSVKMWGPGAEQGGILQTSSCKLDLKEPYYRMSQPQAYSLTQDQQPQQLLQTQDIHIQPDDEVSELMQQAMKDPVSVLH; encoded by the exons ATGGAGGCTCCTCAGGCTCCAAAACAGATGTACAATGAATTCACACTAGCTTCAATTACTCATCTCTCTTCATCTTCTTCGCCTCCGACTTTATCGCCGGTGGCCCGGTTCTGCTCCGATTCGGGATTTTCGGAGCTCCGGTTCGAGCAAGGTCATGAACCCGTTAATTTTAACCTCCAGAAAACGCAG CTTTTCAAGTTAGGGCCGACGGAGTCGCTGTGCATATTGGAAGGTTCTGAAActgttaaagag ACAATCTATTCTAGGGGAATCACCATTCAGTTCAGAAACAAGGAGGAATCTACAAGTTTCCATTATGCATTTGATCAGTGCAAGAAGGAGGTTAACGCTCAAG GATCTAATTTACCTAATGGTACGGCATTGGAATCTAAAAGCAAGTTTGATGATAAAATAGAAGCATCTTCTGCAAAAATGTATTTCCACTACTATGGACAACTACTACATCAACAGAATATGATGCAGGACTATGTGAGAACAG GTTCTTATTATGCTGCAGTGATTGAGAATCGTGCTGATTTTGCTGGTAGAGTAGTGGTTGATGTCGGAGCTGGTAGTGGCATTCTATCATTGTTTGCCGCTCAG GCTGGTGCAAAACATGTTTATGCTGTGGAGGCATCTGAGATGGCGGAATATGCTCGCAAACTCATCGCTGGAAACCCATTGCTGAGCCAGAAAATTACA GTCATCAAGGGTAAGGTTGAAGATGTTGAGTTACCGGAGAAAGCAGATATATTGATATCAGAGCCAATGG GCACCTTATTAATCAATGAAAGAATGCTCGAGTCATACGTGATTGCGAGAGATCGATTTCTTGTTCCTAATGGAAAAATGTTTCCAACACTGGGAAG AATTCACATGGCACCATTCAGCGACGAATACTTGTACATTGAGATTGCTAATAAG GCCCTGTTTTGGCAGCAACAAAATTATTATGGGGTTGATTTGACAGCCTTACATGGAACTGCATTTCAGGGATACTTTTCTCAG CCAGTGGTGGATGCTTTTGATCCTAGGCTGCTCGTGGCTCCTGCAATATCCCATGTGATAAACTTTACAACCGTGAAG GAGGAAGATTTGTATGAAATTAATGTACCTTTAAAATATACTTCGCCTGTGGGGACTAGGATTCATGGACTGGCTTGCTGGTTTGATGTACTGTTTGATGGAAG CACTGTTCAGAGGTGGCTGACCACTGCTCCTGGTGCACCTACAACCCACTGGTACCAACTACGCTGCGTTCTTTCTCAACCACTTTATGTCATGCCAGGACAAGAAATAGTGGGTCATCTTCATATGATAGCCCACAGTGCTCAGAGTTACACAATTAATCTTACTATGTCAG TTAAAATGTGGGGCCCTGGTGCTGAACAAGGAGGAATCCTGCAAACATCTTCTTGCAAACTTGATCTTAAAGAACCTTACTATCGGATGTCTCAACCTCAAGCCTATTCATTGACGCAAGATCAGCAACCACAGCAATTGTTGCAGACACAG GACATACATATACAACCAGATGACGAAGTATCCGAATTGATGCAACAAGCGATGAAAGATCCTGTTTCTGTACTCCATTGA
- the LOC108199819 gene encoding uncharacterized protein LOC108199819, giving the protein METTAAQFPRHHNHHHHNHNQQLPRVFSGEMIARQQHSDNDRSNDCNLTSLCDHVQLEGFNNGTFSDVVVHAMGSTYHLHRLILSRSSYFRNMLHGPWREANAPVLSLHVDDNNVNGEAIATALAYLYGHHPKLNDDNAFRVLAAASFLDLQDLCAICTDFIISELWTSNFLAYQVFAESQDYGIHGERVRSACWGYLCQSGALELREVLPKLSSQTLHALLTSDELWVPSEEKRFELALYTLVAKGAPCKAEHGEEGSANPDIVPHTSFEYQKSKGKEVVSDSSSIILESDMGRLRVKDQLEGESTPGNDLVELAKGVIHSCREQLEPSKQLQQASACTQSTLEPRSQCNNERTSSKNSCSYTAEMRSNCSYLEVPTSARANLLCNDGVAMEGPSEEGSCYQSNNNNWLTGEQRPCNAMNSSCDGIMSSEWGRCSMPPLSWGGRIVGRRDLKTCVKGICGLSGEDYDAFVNIFEGGSLLYSNMTFEALLNVRKQLEELGFPGKAVNDSLWLQMLLSQRVLEIGADTCKNCCLVSMVCACRQPYGYSRGIPSSGYYIQEHDQHISPSNIGNLYVTDSAQGEGSGLFRPVRVHVNRGGPNDGLAGIGRGTTFVPAAAWPPTRFVFSRVPFGAGNRNCQQTLGNDDSDNRADHNADGVGDGLTALVGLSQGVSSMSSVHGEQTERGYETDLQGGLIGHSVSASTTPGISVQMLDSPEQAIGVEWENANSSISLDMKTPLSHFPPFRFSVEFDDVHRLSDGQVKHSPEVFYAGSLWKVSVQAFNDEDPQGRRTLGLFLHRRKAEINDPLKKVHMYVDTREKVTARYQLICPSKREVMVFGSLKQRGTLLPKAPKGWGWRTALLFDELSDLLQNGALRIAAIVQLI; this is encoded by the exons ATGGAAACAACCGCAGCACAGTTCCCTAGGCATCATAATCACCACCATCACAATCACAATCAACAACTTCCCCGAGTTTTTTCCGGCGAAATGATTGCACGGCAACAACACTCCGACAATGACCGCAGCAACGATTGCAATCTGACGTCACTCTGCGATCATGTCCAGTTAGAAGGTTTCAATAATGGCACGTTCTCCGATGTTGTTGTTCATGCTATGGGCTCCACTTATCATCTCCACCGCCTCATTCTCTCTCGCAGCTCCTACTTCAG AAACATGCTTCATGGACCTTGGAGAGAAGCCAATGCTCCAGTTTTGTCTTTGCATGTGGATGATAACAATGTTAATGGGGAGGCAATTGCTACAGCTCTGGCATATCTTTATGGACATCACCCTAAGCTTAATGATGATAATGCATTTCGTGTTCTGGCAGCAGCATCATTTCTTGACCTTCAG GATTTATGTGCAATCTGCACTGACTTCATCATATCTGAACTATGGACTTCAAATTTCTTAGCATATCAG GTGTTCGCAGAGAGCCAAGATTATGGTATACACGGAGAACGTGTTAGGAGTGCTTGTTGGGGATACCTTTGTCAGAGTGGCGCCTTGGAGTTAAGAGAG GTGCTTCCGAAGCTTTCCTCTCAGACCTTGCATGCATTGCTGACTTCAGATGAATTATGGGTGCCCAGTGAAGAAAAACG gTTTGAACTGGCGTTATACACTCTCGTCGCCAAAGGTGCACCTTGCAAGGCAGAACATGGAGAGGAAGGAAGTGCCAATCCTGATATAGTACCACATACTAGTTTTGAATATCAAAAGTCAAAAGGAAAAGAGGTGGTAAGTGACAGCTCTAGTATTATATTAGAATCGGACATGGGCAGACTAAGAGTCAAAGATCAACTTGAAGGTGAAAGTACTCCTGGTAACGATTTGGTTGAGCTTGCAAAAGGTGTAATTCATTCCTGCAGAGAGCAACTTGAGCCCAGCAAGCAGCTGCAACAAGCATCTGCATGCACTCAGTCAACTTTGGAGCCAAGATCTCAATGTAACAATGAACGGACTTCATCAAAAAATTCCTGTTCATATACTGCTGAAATGAGATCCAACTGTTCATATCTTGAAGTCCCAACCAGTGCCAGAGCTAACTTACTTTGTAATGATGGTGTTGCCATGGAAGGACCATCTGAAGAAGGTTCATGCTACCAATCGAACAATAATAATTGGCTTACAGGGGAACAAAGGCCGTGCAATGCTATGAACTCTTCCTGCGACGGAATCATGTCCAGTGAATGGGGAAGATGCAGCATGCCTCCTCTATCATGGGGAGGTAGAATTGTGGGTCGCAGAGATTTAAAAACTTGTGTTAAAGGAATATGTGGGTTGAGTGGAGAAGATTATGATGCATTTGTCAATATATTCGAAGGAGGCTCTCTTTTGTATTCCAACATGACATTTGAGGCACTCTTAAATGTTAGAAAGCAGCTTGAAGAATTGGGGTTTCCAGGCAAAGCTGTGAATGATAGTCTCTGGCTGCAG ATGCTCCTGAGTCAGCGGGTGCTGGAGATTGGTGCTGACACTTGCAAAAATTGCTGCCTTGTCAGCATGGTGTGTGCATGTAGGCAGCCATATGGGTATTCACGCGGCATTCCTTCCTCAGGTTATTACATACAAGAGCATGACCAGCATATATCACCAAGCAATATAGGAAATCTGTATGTCACTGATTCTGCTCAAGGTGAAGGCAGTGGGCTATTTCGGCCTGTACGGGTGCATGTAAATAGAGGAGGGCCTAATGATGGGTTAGCTGGTATTGGACGTGGAACTACGTTTGTTCCAGCAGCTGCCTGGCCACCTACACGCTTTGTATTTTCTCGAGTTCCTTTTGGTGCGGGTAACCGTAACTGCCAGCAGACTCTTGGTAATGATGATTCAGATAATAGAGCTGATCACAATGCAGATGGGGTTGGGGATGGGTTGACAGCTTTAGTTGGGCTTAGCCAAGGAGTGAGCAGCATGTCCAGTGTTCATGGGGAGCAAACAGAGAGGGGCTATGAGACAGATTTGCAAGGGGGACTAATAGGTCATTCAGTTTCTGCTTCTACAACTCCAGGGATTTCTGTGCAGATGTTGGATTCGCCAGAGCAGGCCATTGGAGTTGAGTGGGAGAATGCGAATAGCTCGATATCATTGGATATGAAAACACCTTTAAGCCACTTTCCTCCCTTTCGCTTCTC GGTCGAATTTGATGATGTACACAGGCTTAGTGACGGCCAAGTGAAACACTCCCCGGAAGTTTTTTATGCTGGTTCCTTATGGAAG GTTAGTGTTCAGGCTTTTAATGATGAAGACCCCCAAGGAAGACGAACTCTtg GATTGTTTCTTCATCGGAGGAAGGCAGAGATAAATGATCCTCTTAAAAAG GTTCATATGTATGTGGATACTCGTGAAAAGGTTACAGCTCGTTATCAG CTTATTTGTCCATCCAAAAGAGAAGTGATGGTTTTTGGAAGCTTAAAACAGAGGGGAACACTTCTACCAAAAGCTCCAAAAGGATGGGGCTGGCGCACTGCTTTGTTATTCGATGAGCTAAGTGATCTTCTGCAAAATGGGGCTTTGCGGATAGCTGCTATCGTGCAGCTCATTTGA